GAGGAACATCATGGGAAAGAACAGTACCGACCCCACAGCCTGGGCGGTGCGGGCGGTGGGGAGGAGGGCCGCCAGCAGGTAGCCCAGCCCGCCCAGCACGGTGGCGCCCGCCATGGCTAAGGGATGCCGGGGTGGAGCCGGATGGTACACGGCGAAGCCAAGGGCCACGGTGAGGGCCACGGCGATCAGATTGACGCCCAGCGCCGTGGTCAGGTCGGCCAGCAGGTAAACGCGGGCGCTGAGCGGGGTGGCCTGAAAGCGCTTGAGCACGCCGCTCTCCCGGTCCGAGGCGGTTTTCACCGGCGGGCTCATCAGCCCCACCGTACCCGCCACCAGGGCGATGAGGGCCGGGGTGTAGGAGTCCACGAAGCCGACCCGATAGGTGGGGTTGATGGCGTTGCCGAAAGCCGCCCTAAAGAGCAAGAGCAACATGGGCGGGAAGGCCAGGGTGAAAAAGAGCGCTGCCGGTTCCCGGAGATACAGCCTGACCTGCGCCCAGGTCAGTTTGAGATAGGCCTGTCCATTCATCCAAACACCTCCTGACCGACTCATTCGCGCAACGGACGCCCGGTGAGCCGGAGGAACACATCTTCCAGGTTGGGTTGTCGCACCCGCATATCCAGCAGGCGCACCCTCTGGGCTTCCAGGTGAGTCACTAAGCGGGAAACCGCCCCTCGGCGGTCAGGGTGGCCTCCACGGTGTTGCCCAGCACCTTGGATGTCCGTCACCTCCGCCAGCCCTTCCATCAGCGAGGGGAGAAAGCGCCGGCGACGCGCAGCACCACCCGCGGGCCGAGACGCATGGCGCGCACCAGGTTGCCCGGGGTGTCCAGCGCCAGCAGCCGACCGTGGTCCAGGATGGTCACGCGGTCGCAGAGGGTTTTGGCTTCGTCCATGAAATGGGTGGTGAGCAGGATCGTGGTGCCCCGGTCGCGGATGCGGCGCACCAGGTCCCACATGGCGTGGCAGGCCTGCGGGTCGAGGCCGGTGGTTAGTTCGTCCAGAAAGAGCACCCGGGGACGATTGAGCAACGCCAACACGATGAACAGGCGTTGCTTCTGGCCGCCGGAGAGTTGGCCGAAGAAGGCGTGGCGCTTTTCCCACAGGCCCACTTCCTTCAGCAAGGTGTGCCGGCCTTCCCGCTCGGGATAGAAGGAAGCGAAAAGGTCGCAGGCCTGACCACCCGCAGGCGGCGGGGGAGGGCGCTTTTCTGCAGTTGGATGCCGATGCGTTGGCGCAGGCGTCGGCCCTCGCGCTGGGGGGCCATGCCCAGCACGCGTACGGTGCCCGCGGTGGGCGCGCGCAGGCCTTCCAGACACTCCACGGTGGTGGTCTTGCCGGCACCGTTGGGGCCCAGCAGGCCGAAAATTTCTCCTTCGTCCACGGTGAACGAAAGGCCGTCCACGGCCACGGTGGGGCCGTACACTTTGCGCAGGTCGTGGACTTCGATGGCGTAGCCCATAGCGTATCCTCCTGAGGGGGCTGATGGGTCAGTCGGTGCCCAGAATTTCCTTGAGGGCCTGGATGTGCCCGGCGAAGGCCTGCCGGCCGAGCGGGGTGATGGCCACATAGGTGCGGGGGCGTC
This genomic stretch from Anaerolineae bacterium harbors:
- a CDS encoding ABC transporter permease; amino-acid sequence: MNGQAYLKLTWAQVRLYLREPAALFFTLAFPPMLLLLFRAAFGNAINPTYRVGFVDSYTPALIALVAGTVGLMSPPVKTASDRESGVLKRFQATPLSARVYLLADLTTALGVNLIAVALTVALGFAVYHPAPPRHPLAMAGATVLGGLGYLLAALLPTARTAQAVGSVLFFPMMFLSSTSIPLDLPPPGCNG